The following proteins are encoded in a genomic region of Toxotes jaculatrix isolate fToxJac2 chromosome 3, fToxJac2.pri, whole genome shotgun sequence:
- the rfesd gene encoding Rieske domain-containing protein yields the protein MEEKEQSTKGPHFVGKKEELIEAKRSFRTLEGRDILIIHHQGAFYAMDSYCYHAGGMLQNGDIEDIDGKLCIICPKHKYKISLAKGECLYKGTDPREKTPVPRWYSKGVKQRIHTVTETNGEVYVKLSGDTKWIESDYYQGEKGKVERAKAEAAEKKKS from the exons atggaggagaaggagcagtcTACAAAAGGGCCTCattttgtggggaaaaaagaggaactgATTGAAGCGAAGCGCTCTTTCAGAACGCTGGAGGGTCGGGATATACTGATCATCCACCATCAGGGAGCCTTCTATGCTATGGATTCATATTGTTATC ATGCTGGGGGAATGCTGCAGAATGGAGACATTGAG GACATTGACGGCAAGCTGTGCATAATTTGTCCGAAGCACAAGTACAAGATCTCTCTAGCCAAAGGGGAGTGCTTGTACAAGGGCACCGACCCCAGGGAAAAAACACCTGTTCCCAGATGGTACTCCAAGGGTGTGAAGCAGCGGATCCACACAGTCACTGAGACCAATGGGGAAGTCTACGTCAAGCTCTCTGGGGACACAAAATGGATCGAGTCGGACTACTACCAGGGAGAAAAGGGCAAGGTGGAAAGGGCCAAAGCTGAGGCTGCTGAGAAGAAAAAGTcgtga